The following are from one region of the Nostoc cf. commune SO-36 genome:
- the sppA gene encoding signal peptide peptidase SppA → MRNFIKQTFASLVGTLLGLIIFGGLGTAGLFLLILAASSSKDTGPYVKDKSMLVFDLSMKITDSEPSSGELFQNTLSGVDDERMALRKVVQTLEKARRDRRIVGIYLDATKTSQASSLGYASLKEIRKALEEFRAAGKKIVAYGSDWSEKEYYLSSVADSIILNPLGMMEVNGLSSQPMFLAGALQKYGIGVQVVRVGKFKGAVEPFLLTKLSPENREQTQKLLDDVWGEWRTTVGASRKLAPNKLQAIADNQALLEATEAKTSGLVDQVQYPDEVVTDLKKLTDTDKEDKTFRQITLNSYAEVSGKSLGVERSSKNQIAVVYAEGEIVDGKGEDGQVGGDRFAKIFNKLRQDKDVKAVVLRINSPGGSATASEVMQREVKLTRKAKPVVVSMGDIAASGGYWIASDSNRIFAEPNTITGSIGVFGVLFNGEKLANDNGITWDSVKTGTYADSQTVSRPKSPQELALYQRSVNRIYNMFLNKVSQGRKLPEQKVAEIAQGRVWSGVAAKEIGLVDEIGGLNSAIAYAVKEAKLGEDWEVQEYPRTSSFGERFFGRATEEVRTAFGIEGTPLKSANPLTTEFQKLQQEVEILQKMNDPQGVYARLPFNLKIE, encoded by the coding sequence ATGCGTAATTTTATCAAACAAACTTTTGCTAGTTTAGTTGGCACTTTACTAGGACTAATTATTTTCGGTGGTTTAGGAACCGCCGGACTGTTCTTACTGATATTGGCTGCTAGTTCCTCCAAAGATACTGGGCCCTATGTGAAAGATAAGTCAATGCTGGTTTTTGACTTATCGATGAAAATTACTGATAGTGAACCTAGTTCAGGCGAACTGTTTCAAAACACATTATCAGGTGTAGATGACGAAAGGATGGCACTCCGCAAAGTTGTGCAAACCTTGGAAAAGGCGCGACGCGATCGGCGAATTGTTGGGATCTATTTAGATGCAACGAAGACAAGCCAAGCTAGTAGCCTTGGCTACGCCTCCCTTAAAGAAATTCGGAAAGCCCTTGAGGAGTTTCGCGCTGCTGGAAAAAAGATTGTGGCTTATGGCAGTGATTGGAGTGAAAAGGAATATTACCTTAGTTCAGTGGCAGATTCCATTATCCTTAATCCTCTAGGAATGATGGAAGTTAACGGTTTAAGTTCACAACCGATGTTCTTAGCGGGAGCATTGCAGAAATATGGCATTGGTGTTCAAGTCGTGCGGGTAGGGAAATTTAAGGGAGCCGTTGAACCGTTTCTTCTCACTAAATTGAGTCCAGAAAACCGCGAACAAACTCAGAAATTGTTAGATGATGTTTGGGGAGAGTGGCGCACTACTGTGGGCGCAAGTCGGAAACTTGCACCTAATAAATTGCAAGCGATCGCAGATAATCAGGCGCTACTGGAAGCCACAGAAGCCAAAACTAGCGGTTTAGTTGATCAAGTACAATACCCAGATGAAGTGGTAACTGACCTGAAAAAGTTGACAGATACTGATAAAGAAGACAAAACATTCCGACAAATTACCCTGAATAGCTACGCAGAAGTTTCCGGCAAATCTTTGGGTGTAGAACGTAGTTCAAAAAATCAAATTGCCGTTGTTTATGCTGAGGGTGAAATTGTCGATGGTAAAGGAGAAGATGGGCAAGTAGGAGGCGATCGCTTTGCCAAAATCTTCAACAAACTCCGACAAGATAAGGATGTAAAGGCTGTTGTATTACGAATTAATAGTCCCGGTGGTAGCGCTACTGCATCTGAAGTCATGCAGCGAGAAGTGAAATTAACTCGCAAAGCGAAACCAGTTGTAGTCTCAATGGGTGATATCGCCGCTTCTGGTGGTTATTGGATTGCTAGCGACTCAAATCGCATTTTTGCCGAACCAAATACCATTACAGGCTCAATAGGTGTATTTGGGGTGTTGTTCAATGGTGAAAAGCTGGCTAATGATAATGGCATCACCTGGGATTCGGTAAAAACTGGAACCTATGCTGATAGTCAAACAGTTTCGCGTCCGAAATCGCCCCAAGAGTTAGCGCTTTATCAGCGCAGTGTTAACCGAATTTATAATATGTTTCTGAATAAAGTTTCTCAAGGTCGCAAACTCCCAGAACAAAAGGTAGCAGAAATTGCCCAAGGACGGGTTTGGTCGGGTGTAGCAGCGAAGGAAATTGGTTTGGTAGATGAAATTGGTGGTTTAAATAGTGCGATCGCTTATGCTGTCAAAGAGGCGAAACTAGGAGAAGACTGGGAAGTGCAAGAATATCCTCGCACAAGCAGCTTCGGAGAACGCTTTTTTGGGCGTGCAACAGAAGAGGTGCGGACTGCTTTCGGGATTGAGGGGACGCCACTCAAATCAGCCAATCCCCTCACCACTGAATTTCAGAAATTGCAACAAGAAGTAGAGATTCTGCAAAAGATGAACGATCCACAGGGAGTTTACGCCCGCTTGCCTTTCAACTTGAAGATTGAGTAA
- the fni gene encoding type 2 isopentenyl-diphosphate Delta-isomerase: MNAPTNISAQTQNRKADHIRICLEEDVQSHQITNGLERYRFTHSCLPELNYNDINISTTFLGKHLGAPLLISSMTGGTEQAAMINQRLAQVAQHYKIAMGVGSQRVAVEKPQVADTFAVRKYAPDVLLFANLGAVQLNYKYGLDECLRVIDILEADALILHINPLQECIQSKGDTNFKGLLDKISKLCFKLPVPVIAKEVGNGISAAIANQLIAAGVAAIDVAGAGGTSWAKVESERAENPLQRRLGRTFADWGLPTAECITTVRAIAPDVPLIASGGLRHGLDIAAAIALGADIAGLAMPFLQAAATSETAVAELAEVLIAEITTVLFCTGNATLYQLKHSGSLQRIE, translated from the coding sequence GTGAACGCCCCTACCAACATCTCTGCACAAACTCAGAATCGCAAAGCCGATCACATTCGGATCTGTTTAGAAGAAGATGTTCAGTCTCATCAAATCACCAATGGACTGGAACGTTATCGCTTTACCCATTCTTGCTTACCCGAACTCAACTACAACGATATTAATATCAGTACAACTTTCCTGGGGAAACACCTTGGCGCACCCTTGTTAATTTCTTCCATGACTGGCGGAACAGAACAAGCGGCAATGATTAACCAACGTTTGGCCCAAGTCGCGCAACACTACAAAATTGCGATGGGTGTCGGTTCTCAGCGCGTAGCAGTAGAAAAACCCCAGGTAGCTGATACTTTTGCTGTCCGCAAGTATGCCCCTGATGTTCTGCTATTTGCAAACTTGGGTGCTGTGCAACTTAACTACAAGTACGGCTTAGATGAATGTTTGCGCGTAATTGATATTTTAGAGGCTGATGCCTTGATTTTACACATTAACCCTCTACAAGAGTGCATTCAATCGAAAGGTGATACTAATTTTAAAGGTTTGCTTGACAAGATTTCTAAATTATGTTTTAAATTACCAGTGCCAGTGATTGCGAAGGAAGTTGGTAATGGCATTTCAGCCGCGATCGCCAACCAACTCATTGCCGCCGGAGTAGCAGCAATTGATGTAGCTGGTGCGGGGGGTACTTCTTGGGCAAAGGTAGAAAGTGAACGGGCAGAAAATCCTTTGCAACGTCGTTTAGGGAGAACTTTTGCCGATTGGGGTTTACCGACGGCAGAGTGTATTACAACTGTTAGAGCGATCGCTCCAGATGTGCCCTTAATTGCTTCGGGAGGTTTGCGTCACGGATTGGATATTGCAGCTGCGATCGCCTTGGGAGCAGATATCGCTGGTTTAGCAATGCCTTTTTTGCAAGCAGCAGCAACATCAGAGACAGCAGTTGCCGAACTTGCTGAAGTATTAATCGCCGAAATCACCACAGTCTTATTCTGCACTGGCAACGCCACCTTGTATCAGTTAAAGCACTCTGGTAGTTTACAGCGCATAGAATAA
- a CDS encoding Uma2 family endonuclease yields the protein MVLQTEKRYYTPEEYLELEEKAEYKNEYRDGEIIPMTGGTTNHNNIAGNFYKKFPLTVQGQDYEIYIGDVKLSIFRYRINTYPDVMVIKGKPIYEGTGKTIITNPLLIVEVLSNSTKNYDKTDKFKYYRSIPGFQEYIMIDQYSFAVEQFAKQAEGQWIFKEYEGEDAVLVLDSIDFQIALRDIYERVDFELIEE from the coding sequence ATGGTTTTACAAACAGAAAAGCGCTACTACACCCCAGAAGAATATTTGGAATTAGAAGAGAAGGCTGAATATAAAAATGAATACAGAGACGGAGAAATTATACCCATGACAGGAGGAACAACTAACCACAACAACATTGCAGGTAATTTTTACAAAAAATTTCCCCTGACAGTGCAAGGACAAGATTATGAGATTTACATAGGCGATGTGAAATTATCAATATTTCGTTATCGCATTAATACTTATCCTGATGTTATGGTCATCAAAGGTAAGCCTATTTATGAGGGAACAGGTAAAACAATTATCACTAATCCCTTATTAATTGTTGAAGTTTTATCAAATTCAACTAAAAATTATGACAAAACAGATAAGTTTAAATATTATCGTTCAATTCCTGGTTTTCAAGAATATATTATGATTGACCAGTATAGTTTTGCTGTGGAACAATTTGCAAAGCAAGCAGAAGGTCAATGGATTTTTAAGGAATATGAAGGTGAAGATGCAGTTTTAGTATTAGATTCTATCGATTTTCAAATTGCCCTGCGTGATATTTATGAGCGAGTTGATTTTGAGTTGATTGAGGAATAA
- a CDS encoding potassium channel family protein, whose amino-acid sequence MGQNATRNINSFLVCGLGNLGQYCVSILKEFGAKVNAIEIENIQKWEIPDISDLVDKLVIGDCRQPKVLEEAGIGLCQAILIVTSDERVNIAAAFAARSLNPNLRLVIRSAQENLNELLSENLGNFVAFEATQLPAKSFALAALSSETKDFFTLENHLVRVVRVPIDVSHPWSNYHPLQNINNPHRRVLFHAKAGKPLPKIFYQWEPNAQVLSGDTIAYIEVNQNLIPPSARPAKSIKQFWQTIVTILKWQNLRNRLTQFWKQNSQTQRVAIVCSIFMVGLFLCGTVLYKLQYPKITLQDAINVSLVLSLGGYDNLFGQIQLPFPVPWWLHLFSISLTVAGTVFVGILYAIMTERILAARFQFSKGRPSVPKADHIVLIGLGRVGRRVAQLLLELKQPLVGVHATDLEPGVLPQMPLIIGDITNALNKVNITTAKSVIVVTDDEVVNLEIALRTHAANPTASLAIRTFDPRFSENVAQLLPYARVMGVYALAAEAFAAAAFGENILNLFRLNKQTILVTEYQIEANDTLNGRLLADIAYGYGLVPILHAKANHQPAKFMPSDDMRLRVGDRLVVLGTIEGLQRVERGSIPAGQWLVRVEKAVSAQAAFEGAAVISRVCGCDMQLARTLMKQLPETLQYPLYKHQAYRLVSELSKSQVLAHIARNV is encoded by the coding sequence ATGGGACAAAATGCAACAAGAAATATCAATTCTTTCTTAGTTTGTGGGCTGGGGAATTTGGGGCAGTATTGTGTATCTATCTTGAAAGAATTTGGTGCAAAGGTAAATGCTATTGAAATCGAAAACATTCAAAAATGGGAAATTCCTGACATATCCGATTTAGTAGATAAACTTGTGATTGGTGACTGTCGTCAACCCAAGGTATTGGAAGAAGCCGGGATTGGCCTGTGTCAGGCAATTCTGATTGTTACCAGTGATGAGAGGGTGAATATTGCAGCAGCATTTGCAGCGCGATCGCTTAATCCCAATCTACGCCTAGTCATCCGGTCAGCCCAAGAAAATCTCAATGAATTACTCAGTGAAAACCTCGGTAATTTTGTGGCCTTTGAAGCTACTCAGTTACCTGCTAAAAGTTTTGCACTCGCTGCTCTAAGCAGTGAAACTAAGGATTTTTTCACTTTAGAAAATCATTTAGTCCGTGTGGTGAGAGTACCAATTGACGTTTCCCATCCTTGGAGCAATTATCACCCACTTCAGAACATTAATAATCCTCACCGCCGAGTTCTCTTCCATGCTAAAGCAGGGAAACCCCTACCAAAGATATTCTACCAATGGGAACCTAATGCTCAAGTTTTGTCAGGAGATACCATCGCCTATATTGAAGTCAACCAAAACCTTATCCCTCCATCAGCACGACCTGCCAAAAGTATCAAGCAATTCTGGCAAACAATTGTTACTATCCTAAAGTGGCAAAATCTCCGAAACAGACTAACTCAGTTTTGGAAACAAAACAGCCAAACCCAACGTGTAGCTATAGTTTGCAGCATTTTCATGGTCGGATTATTCTTATGTGGAACGGTGCTATACAAGCTGCAATACCCCAAAATCACCTTACAGGATGCCATTAATGTTTCCCTAGTTCTGAGCCTTGGTGGCTACGATAACCTGTTCGGACAAATACAACTGCCCTTTCCCGTTCCTTGGTGGTTGCATCTCTTCAGTATCAGCTTGACTGTGGCAGGTACGGTTTTTGTCGGTATTCTTTATGCCATTATGACTGAACGTATCCTAGCTGCCAGATTTCAATTTTCCAAGGGTCGTCCCTCTGTGCCAAAAGCAGATCACATAGTACTAATTGGTTTGGGAAGAGTCGGTCGACGAGTTGCACAGCTATTGCTTGAACTCAAGCAACCATTAGTGGGAGTTCACGCCACTGACTTGGAACCAGGAGTGTTACCCCAAATGCCGCTAATTATCGGAGATATCACTAATGCTCTTAATAAAGTCAATATAACCACCGCCAAAAGCGTCATTGTTGTCACTGATGATGAGGTGGTAAACTTAGAAATTGCCTTGAGAACTCACGCCGCTAACCCCACAGCCAGTTTGGCTATTCGTACTTTCGACCCACGTTTTAGTGAGAATGTCGCGCAACTGCTGCCCTATGCTCGGGTTATGGGCGTCTATGCACTTGCAGCTGAAGCATTTGCAGCAGCTGCTTTTGGGGAAAATATCCTTAATCTATTTCGTTTAAATAAACAAACTATACTTGTGACTGAATATCAAATTGAAGCAAACGACACCCTCAACGGACGATTACTGGCAGATATTGCTTACGGCTATGGATTAGTGCCAATTTTACATGCCAAAGCTAATCATCAACCTGCAAAGTTTATGCCCTCTGATGATATGAGGCTTCGTGTAGGCGATCGCTTAGTGGTTTTGGGAACAATTGAAGGATTGCAAAGAGTAGAACGAGGAAGCATTCCAGCCGGTCAATGGTTAGTGCGAGTAGAGAAAGCAGTATCTGCACAAGCAGCTTTTGAAGGAGCAGCAGTCATTTCGCGGGTGTGTGGTTGTGATATGCAGCTCGCAAGAACCTTGATGAAGCAACTACCCGAAACTCTACAATACCCCCTGTACAAACACCAAGCCTATCGCTTGGTAAGTGAATTAAGTAAATCTCAAGTTCTAGCTCATATAGCCCGTAATGTTTAG
- a CDS encoding acyltransferase: MNNLKHFSKLKRFQQLLLTTLLGDIPTIFGGVKLRNLLYRTIFSRIGSSVYIQDGVEFISTDAIEIGNGVYILKGVRIDGKGHENNRIHLENGVIIERNVLIGALNNTSIHIGQDTFIGPSVCISGPGNIKIGKHCLIADHTAMYANNHNFADPTEPIKYQGITCKGIVIEDDCWLGHGVKVLDGVTIGRGSVIGAGAVVTKDIPPFSVAVGVPARVIKKREGKEFAQSTELPMSS; the protein is encoded by the coding sequence ATGAATAACTTGAAACATTTTTCAAAGCTTAAGCGTTTTCAACAACTTTTATTGACCACTCTTTTAGGCGATATTCCAACAATTTTTGGCGGCGTAAAGTTACGTAATCTGCTATATCGCACTATTTTTTCCCGGATAGGTAGCTCAGTTTATATTCAAGACGGTGTTGAATTTATTAGTACTGATGCTATTGAAATTGGGAATGGAGTATATATTTTAAAAGGTGTTCGTATCGATGGAAAAGGACACGAAAACAATAGAATTCATCTAGAAAATGGAGTTATTATTGAGCGCAACGTTTTAATTGGGGCACTAAACAACACTTCTATTCACATTGGACAAGATACTTTTATTGGCCCTAGCGTTTGTATTAGCGGCCCTGGAAATATCAAAATTGGTAAGCACTGTTTAATTGCAGATCACACTGCAATGTATGCCAATAACCACAACTTTGCAGATCCGACAGAACCAATTAAATACCAAGGTATTACTTGTAAAGGAATCGTGATTGAGGATGACTGTTGGCTAGGACATGGGGTGAAAGTATTAGATGGTGTCACCATTGGTAGAGGCAGTGTAATTGGTGCTGGTGCTGTTGTCACTAAAGATATTCCCCCATTTTCGGTAGCTGTGGGTGTACCTGCACGAGTAATCAAAAAGCGTGAAGGTAAAGAATTTGCCCAGTCTACAGAATTGCCTATGTCATCTTAA